Genomic segment of Gilliamella apis:
AGAAAACTTTTGTCAAATTCCCAGTTGGCATTTCGCAGTAGATGACATCATTCCGGTCGCAATCAGGCGTTGGCGAAAAAACTGGTTCGCTAAGTCTATTCGCCAAGAACGCCATCAATTTATAGCACACTTACAACGTAAACAGTATGATTGCATTATTGATGCTCAAGGGCTAATTAAAAGTGCGTTTTTAATCACTCGTAAAGCGAAAGGTATTAAACATGGTTTGGATCGCCAAAGCATAAAAGAACCAATTGCTAGTTGGTTTTATGATGTAAAACATCATGTCCCTAAGCAAATGCATGCTATTGAACGTGTCCGTATGTTATTTGCTAAAAGTCTTAATTACTCACAACCAGATTCGATTGGTGACTATGCTATTGCTGATCATTTTTTAACATCATTACCACCTGATAACCAAAAATACTTGATTTTCCTACATGCAACTACCCGGGATGAAAAACATTGGACAGAATCGGCATGGCGTAATTTAATTGAATTAATTGAGCCTACTGGCCTTAAAATTAAACTTCCATGGGGAGCACCGCATGAACAAGAACGTGCATTGCGATTAGCTCAAGGATTCGAACACGTTGAAGTATTGCCTAAATTATCTCTCAATGAAATTGCAACGGTTATTGCTGGTGCCAAAGCTGTAGTATCAGTCGATACAGGATTAAGCCACTTAACAGCAGCATTAGATAGACCTAATATTACTTTATTTGGTAATACCGATCCGAAGCTTATTGGTGGATATGGAAAAAACCAGCATAGCATCATTTCAGCAGATAAAATGATGCAAACCATAACAGCTGACGAAGTTTATCAACAGTTAATAACGTTTATTTAAATCATATTTAAATTTTTTTAATCTATAGGATAGTAAAATGAACAAATACAGTGAGCTAATTCAAGAAAAATACGCACAAATTGGTAGTAATGATTTAGGTTATATTGATGATGCTTTAGGTGCAGTAATGACAGTTCTCAATGAGATAGTTGATAATCAACAAGTACCAACTGAATTACGAGAAAAAGCCGCATATGCTGCAGCTAATCTACTAATCAGTGATTTTGACGTTAAATAACTGTAGGAAGTTTAATAATAAATCGAGTTGATAAATCATCAGATTCGACAT
This window contains:
- a CDS encoding YaeP family protein; the encoded protein is MNKYSELIQEKYAQIGSNDLGYIDDALGAVMTVLNEIVDNQQVPTELREKAAYAAANLLISDFDVK
- the rfaC gene encoding lipopolysaccharide heptosyltransferase RfaC — encoded protein: MRVLIVKTSSMGDVLHTLPALTDAANSIPNITFDWVVEENFCQIPSWHFAVDDIIPVAIRRWRKNWFAKSIRQERHQFIAHLQRKQYDCIIDAQGLIKSAFLITRKAKGIKHGLDRQSIKEPIASWFYDVKHHVPKQMHAIERVRMLFAKSLNYSQPDSIGDYAIADHFLTSLPPDNQKYLIFLHATTRDEKHWTESAWRNLIELIEPTGLKIKLPWGAPHEQERALRLAQGFEHVEVLPKLSLNEIATVIAGAKAVVSVDTGLSHLTAALDRPNITLFGNTDPKLIGGYGKNQHSIISADKMMQTITADEVYQQLITFI